One genomic segment of Ascaphus truei isolate aAscTru1 chromosome 23, aAscTru1.hap1, whole genome shotgun sequence includes these proteins:
- the LOC142473182 gene encoding uncharacterized protein LOC142473182 isoform X10 → MSNSTNVTVSSCHLSPGPTCTSVSVAQPYLHLYLSPGRTYTSISVARPYLHHCHPFLPTTSISVTRSHLHLYICHPFLPTTSISVTRSYLPPLYLSPVPTYHLSICHPVLPTPLSVTRPYLPPLYLSPVPTYHLSICHPVLPTPLSVTRPYLHLYLSPGPTYTSVTRPYLHLYICHPVLPTPLSPGPTYTSVSVTRPYLHLYLSPVPTYHLYLSPGPTYTSVSVTRPYQHLYICHPALPTPLYLSPGPTYTSIYHPFLPTTSICHPALPTPLYLSPGPTYTTVTGPYLHLCHPALPTPLSPGPTYTSISVARPYLHLCHPVLPTPLYLSPGPTYTSISVTRSHLHLYICHPFLPTPLYLSPVPTYTSVTRPYLHLCHPVLPTPLYLLPGPTYTSIYHPFLPTTSICHPALPTPLYLSPGPTNTSISVTRPYQHLYSCHPALPTISISVTRPYLPSLYLSPGPTYTSISVTRPYLHLYLSPGPTYHLYICHPALPTISISVTRPYLHLYIYHPAQPTPLYLSPGPTYTSICHPALPTPLSVTRPYLHLCHPTLPTSLYLSPGPTYTSVSVTRPYLQHCHPALPTPLSPDPTYTTVTRPYLHHCHPALPTPLSVTRPYLHLYLSPGPTYTSICHPALPTPLSVTRPYLHLYLSPGPTYTSICHPALPTPLSVTRPYLHHCHPTLPTPLSPGPTYTTVTRPYLHHCHPALPTPLSVTRPYLHLYLSPSPTYTSICHPAIPTPLSVTRPYLHLYLSRSPTYTSICHPALPTPLSVTRPYLHLYLSPGPTYTSICHPVLPTPLSVTRPYLHLYICHPVLPTPLSVTRPYLPPLYLSPGPTYHLYICHPALPTPLSVTRSYLHLYLSPGPTYTSISVTRSYLHLYPSPGPTYHLYICHPALPTTSISVTRPYLPPLYLSPGPTYTSIRHPALPTTSISVTRPYLHLYICHPAQPTISISVTRPYLHLYICHPALPTPLYLSPGPTYTSISVTRPYLHLYICHPAQPTSLYLSPSPTYHLYICHPAQPTSLYLSPDQTYHLYICHRP, encoded by the exons ATGAGTAACAGTACTAATGTCACTGTGTCATCGTGTCATCTGTCACCCGGTCCTACCTGCACCTCTGTATCTGTCGCCCAGCCCTACCTACACCTCTATCTGTCACCCGGTCGTACCTACACCTCTATATCTGTCGCCCGGCCCTACCTACACCACTGTCACCCGTTCCTACCTACCACCTCTATATCTGTCACCCGGTCCCACCTACACCTCTATATCTGTCACCCGTTCCTACCTACCACCTCTATATCTGTCACCCGTTCCTACCTACCACCTCTATATCTGTCACCCGTTCCTACCTAccacctctctatctgtcaccCGGTCCTACCTACACCTCTATCTGTCACCCGGCCCTACCTACCACCTCTATATCTGTCACCCGTTCCTACCTAccacctctctatctgtcaccCGGTCCTACCTACACCTCTATCTGTCACCCGGCCCTACCTACAC CTCTATCTGTCACCCGGCCCTACCTACACCTCTGTCACCCGGCCCTACCTACACCTCTATATCTGTCACCCGGTCCTACCTACACCTCTGTCACCCGGTCCTACCTACACCTCTGTATCTGTCACCCGGCCCTACCTACACCTCTATCTATCACCCGTTCCTACCTACCACCTCTATCTGTCACCCGGCCCTACCTACACCTCTGTATCTGTCACCCGGCCCTACCAACACCTCTATATCTGTCACCCGGCCCTACCAACACCTCTATATCTGTCACCCGGTCCTACCTACACCTCTATCTATCACCCGTTCCTACCTACCACCTCTATCTGTCACCCGGCCCTACCTACACCTCTGTATCTGTCACCCGGCCCTACCTACACCACTGTCACCGGGCCCTACCTACACCTCTGTCACCCGGCCCTACCTACACCTCTGTCACCCGGCCCAACCTACACCTCTATATCTGTCGCCCGGCCCTACCTACACCTCTGTCACCCGGTCCTACCTACACCTCTATATCTGTCACCCGGTCCCACCTACACCTCTATATCTGTCACCCGGTCCCACCTACACCTCTATATCTGTCACCCGTTCCTACCTACACCTCTGTATCTGTCACCCGTCCCTACCTACACCTCTGTCACCCGGCCCTACCTACACCTCTGTCACCCGGTCCTACCTACACCTCTGTATCTGTTACCCGGCCCTACCTACACCTCTATCTATCACCCGTTCCTACCTACCACCTCTATCTGTCACCCGGCCCTACCTACACCTCTGTATCTGTCACCCGGCCCTACCAACACCTCTATATCTGTCACCCGGCCCTACCAACACCTCTATAGCTGTCACCCGGCCCTACCTACCATCTCTATATCTGTCACCCGGCCCTACCTACCATCTCTATATCTGTCACCCGGCCCTACCTACACCTCTATATCTGTCACCCGGCCCTACCTACACCTCTATCTGTCACCCGGCCCTACCTACCATCTCTATATCTGTCACCCGGCCCTACCTACCATCTCTATATCTGTCACCCGGCCCTACCTACATCTCTATATCTATCACCCGGCCCAACCTACACCTCTATATCTGTCACCCGGCCCTACCTACACCTCTATCTGTCACCCGGCCCTACCTACACCTCTATCTGTCACCCGGCCCTACCTACACCTCTGTCACCCGACCCTACCTACATCTCTATATCTGTCACCCGGCCCTACCTACACCTCTGTATCTGTCACCCGGCCCTACCTACAACACTGTCACCCGGCCCTACCTACACCTCTGTCACCCGACCCTACCTACACCACTGTCACCCGGCCCTACCTACACCACTGTCACCCGGCCCTACCTACACCTCTATCTGTCACCCGGCCATACCTACACCTCTATCTGTCACCCGGCCCTACCTACACCTCTATCTGTCACCCGGCCCTACCTACACCTCTATCTGTCACCCGGCCCTACCTACACCTCTATCTGTCACCCGGCCCTACCTACACCTCTATCTGTCACCCGGCCCTACCTACACCTCTATCTGTCACCCGGCCCTACCTACACCACTGTCACCCGACCCTACCTACACCACTGTCACCCGGCCCTACCTACACCACTGTCACCCGGCCCTACCTACACCACTGTCACCCGGCCCTACCTACACCTCTATCTGTCACCCGGCCCTACCTACACCTCTATCTGTCACCCAGCCCTACCTACACCTCTATCTGTCACCCGGCCATACCTACACCTCTATCTGTCACCCGGCCCTACCTACACCTCTATCTGTCACGCAGCCCTACCTACACCTCTATCTGTCACCCGGCCCTACCTACACCTCTATCTGTCACCCGGCCCTACCTACACCTCTATCTGTCACCCGGTCCTACTTACACCTCTATCTGTCACCCGGTCCTACCTACACCTCTATCTGTCACCCGGCCCTACCTACACCTCTATATCTGTCACCCGGTCCTACCTACACCTTTATCCGTCACCCGGCCCTACCTACCACCTCTATATCTGTCACCCGGCCCTACCTACCACCTCTATATCTGTCACCCGGCCCTACCTACACCTCTATCTGTCACCCGGTCCTACCTACACCTCTATCTGTCACCCGGCCCTACCTACACCTCTATATCTGTCACCCGGTCCTACCTACACCTTTATCCGTCACCCGGCCCTACCTACCACCTCTATATCTGTCACCCGGCCCTACCTACCACCTCTATATCCGTCACCCGGCCCTACCTACCACCTCTATATCTGTCACCCGGTCCTACCTACACCTCTATCCGTCACCCGGCCCTACCTACCACCTCTATATCTGTCACCCGGCCCTACCTACACCTCTATATCTGTCACCCGGCCCAACCTACCATCTCTATATCTGTCACCCGGCCCTACCTACACCTCTATATATGTCACCCAGCCCTACCTACACCTCTATATCTGTCACCCGGCCCAACCTACAC CTCTATATCTGTCACCCGGCCCTACCTACATCTCTATATCTGTCACCCGGCCCAACCTACATCTCTATATCTGTCACCCAGCCCTACCTACCACCTCTATATCTGTCACCCGGCCCAACCTACATCTCTATATCTGTCACCCGACCAAACCTACCATCTCTATATCTGTCACCGGCCCTAA
- the LOC142473182 gene encoding uncharacterized protein LOC142473182 isoform X14: MSLCHRVICHPVLPAPLYLSPSPTYTTVTGPYLHLCHPALPTPLSPGPTYTSISVARPYLHLCHPVLPTPLYLSPGPTYTSISVTRSHLHLYICHPFLPTPLYLSPVPTYTSVTRPYLHLCHPVLPTPLYLLPGPTYTSIYHPFLPTTSICHPALPTPLYLSPGPTNTSISVTRPYQHLYSCHPALPTISISVTRPYLPSLYLSPGPTYTSISVTRPYLHLYLSPGPTYHLYICHPALPTISISVTRPYLHLYIYHPAQPTPLYLSPGPTYTSICHPALPTPLSVTRPYLHLCHPTLPTSLYLSPGPTYTSVSVTRPYLQHCHPALPTPLSPDPTYTTVTRPYLHHCHPALPTPLSVTRPYLHLYLSPGPTYTSICHPALPTPLSVTRPYLHLYLSPGPTYTSICHPALPTPLSVTRPYLHHCHPTLPTPLSPGPTYTTVTRPYLHHCHPALPTPLSVTRPYLHLYLSPSPTYTSICHPAIPTPLSVTRPYLHLYLSRSPTYTSICHPALPTPLSVTRPYLHLYLSPGPTYTSICHPVLPTPLSVTRPYLHLYICHPVLPTPLSVTRPYLPPLYLSPGPTYHLYICHPALPTPLSVTRSYLHLYLSPGPTYTSISVTRSYLHLYPSPGPTYHLYICHPALPTTSISVTRPYLPPLYLSPGPTYTSIRHPALPTTSISVTRPYLHLYICHPAQPTISISVTRPYLHLYICHPALPTPLYLSPGPTYTSIRHPALPTTSISVTRPYLHLYICHPAQPTSLYLSPSPTYHLYICHPAQPTSLYLSPDQTYHLYICHRP, translated from the exons ATGTCACTGTGTCATCGTGTCATCTGTCACCCGGTCCTACCTGCACCTCTGTATCTGTCGCCCAGCCCTACCTACAC CACTGTCACCGGGCCCTACCTACACCTCTGTCACCCGGCCCTACCTACACCTCTGTCACCCGGCCCAACCTACACCTCTATATCTGTCGCCCGGCCCTACCTACACCTCTGTCACCCGGTCCTACCTACACCTCTATATCTGTCACCCGGTCCCACCTACACCTCTATATCTGTCACCCGGTCCCACCTACACCTCTATATCTGTCACCCGTTCCTACCTACACCTCTGTATCTGTCACCCGTCCCTACCTACACCTCTGTCACCCGGCCCTACCTACACCTCTGTCACCCGGTCCTACCTACACCTCTGTATCTGTTACCCGGCCCTACCTACACCTCTATCTATCACCCGTTCCTACCTACCACCTCTATCTGTCACCCGGCCCTACCTACACCTCTGTATCTGTCACCCGGCCCTACCAACACCTCTATATCTGTCACCCGGCCCTACCAACACCTCTATAGCTGTCACCCGGCCCTACCTACCATCTCTATATCTGTCACCCGGCCCTACCTACCATCTCTATATCTGTCACCCGGCCCTACCTACACCTCTATATCTGTCACCCGGCCCTACCTACACCTCTATCTGTCACCCGGCCCTACCTACCATCTCTATATCTGTCACCCGGCCCTACCTACCATCTCTATATCTGTCACCCGGCCCTACCTACATCTCTATATCTATCACCCGGCCCAACCTACACCTCTATATCTGTCACCCGGCCCTACCTACACCTCTATCTGTCACCCGGCCCTACCTACACCTCTATCTGTCACCCGGCCCTACCTACACCTCTGTCACCCGACCCTACCTACATCTCTATATCTGTCACCCGGCCCTACCTACACCTCTGTATCTGTCACCCGGCCCTACCTACAACACTGTCACCCGGCCCTACCTACACCTCTGTCACCCGACCCTACCTACACCACTGTCACCCGGCCCTACCTACACCACTGTCACCCGGCCCTACCTACACCTCTATCTGTCACCCGGCCATACCTACACCTCTATCTGTCACCCGGCCCTACCTACACCTCTATCTGTCACCCGGCCCTACCTACACCTCTATCTGTCACCCGGCCCTACCTACACCTCTATCTGTCACCCGGCCCTACCTACACCTCTATCTGTCACCCGGCCCTACCTACACCTCTATCTGTCACCCGGCCCTACCTACACCACTGTCACCCGACCCTACCTACACCACTGTCACCCGGCCCTACCTACACCACTGTCACCCGGCCCTACCTACACCACTGTCACCCGGCCCTACCTACACCTCTATCTGTCACCCGGCCCTACCTACACCTCTATCTGTCACCCAGCCCTACCTACACCTCTATCTGTCACCCGGCCATACCTACACCTCTATCTGTCACCCGGCCCTACCTACACCTCTATCTGTCACGCAGCCCTACCTACACCTCTATCTGTCACCCGGCCCTACCTACACCTCTATCTGTCACCCGGCCCTACCTACACCTCTATCTGTCACCCGGTCCTACTTACACCTCTATCTGTCACCCGGTCCTACCTACACCTCTATCTGTCACCCGGCCCTACCTACACCTCTATATCTGTCACCCGGTCCTACCTACACCTTTATCCGTCACCCGGCCCTACCTACCACCTCTATATCTGTCACCCGGCCCTACCTACCACCTCTATATCTGTCACCCGGCCCTACCTACACCTCTATCTGTCACCCGGTCCTACCTACACCTCTATCTGTCACCCGGCCCTACCTACACCTCTATATCTGTCACCCGGTCCTACCTACACCTTTATCCGTCACCCGGCCCTACCTACCACCTCTATATCTGTCACCCGGCCCTACCTACCACCTCTATATCCGTCACCCGGCCCTACCTACCACCTCTATATCTGTCACCCGGTCCTACCTACACCTCTATCCGTCACCCGGCCCTACCTACCACCTCTATATCTGTCACCCGGCCCTACCTACACCTCTATATCTGTCACCCGGCCCAACCTACCATCTCTATATCTGTCACCCGGCCCTACCTACACCTCTATATATGTCACCCAGCCCTACCTACACCTCTATATCTGTCACCCGGCCCAACCTACACCTCTATCCGTCACCCGGCCCTACCTACCACCTCTATATCTGTCACCCGGCCCTACCTACATCTCTATATCTGTCACCCGGCCCAACCTACATCTCTATATCTGTCACCCAGCCCTACCTACCACCTCTATATCTGTCACCCGGCCCAACCTACATCTCTATATCTGTCACCCGACCAAACCTACCATCTCTATATCTGTCACCGGCCCTAA